One segment of Pyricularia oryzae 70-15 chromosome 3, whole genome shotgun sequence DNA contains the following:
- a CDS encoding hydrolase: MPAPVQVATRRIGEPKVGENGYTGFHPGKVETLKAGSKPFESQGAKALDSDIILEHDVEVVVRDGVRLYIDVYRPAGTTEKVPAVLSWSFYGKKYSALDMLPITTWHCCVPKDRLSGLEKFEGLDPAWWCPKGYAIVSVDTRGTGNSDGQICVMGSQDAEDGYDVVEAVAKLPWCNGNVGMAGNSALAIAQWFIAAQQPPSLKAIAPWEGMADMYREQFCRGGWFSMSNFDLIAKAIVRGQPNSGLEDFSEMYRRSPTQNKYWKDKRVDMTKIKCPAYIRGSDVSSIHTMGCIRAWMEIPGNQKWIHWSSKQEWYELYCEEHAHEELREFFDRYLRAIDNKWEEKTPKVRWSALQFGNREAIDDIVIPDFPVPNTEYRELFFQPNGGLATTTTPSAASVSYNSEDHKSFAEFSYVFPEKSRLIGLPKAVVYVSCDTRDDFTVFAIIRKKDKDGKPLMHLNMPFKATPVERIEDIPEKDMASLNLHLGPMGILRASQRAIDSSKSIHPQFPFHPHEKQEKITPGNVVKLEIGIWAMGTDFDAGEQVSVRIGGQYPSIAEYNSFSGPRPEHELNRGEHRVYLGAEHPSSLIIPVVPFS, encoded by the exons ATGCCTGCTCCCGTTCAGGTCGCCACAAGGCGAATCGGCGAGCCCAAGGTTGGCGAGAACGGCTACACAGGCTTCCATCCAGGCAAAGTTGAGACCTTAAAGGCCGGCTCAAAACCTTTCGAGTCGCAAGGCGCCAAGGCTCTCGACAGCGACATCATCCTTGAGCACGACGTCGAGGTCGTTGTCCGCGATGGGGTTCGTCTCTACATAGATGTGTACCGTCCCGCAGGCACCACAGAAAAGGTCCCGGCTGTTCTCAGCTGGTCCTTCTACGGCAAGAAGTACTCGGCCCTTGATATGCTTCCCATCACCACATGGCACTGCTGTGTTCCCAAGGACAGGCTCAGCGGACTCGAGAAGTTCGAGGGTCTGGACCCGGCCTGGTGGTGCCCCAAGGGCTACGCCATCGTGAGCGTTGACACTCGCGGCACTGGCAACAGTGATGGCCAGATCTGTGTCATGGGCAGCCAGGATGCCGAAGACGGTTACGACGTGGTGGAGGCCGTTGCCAAATTGCCATGGTGCAACGGAAACGTAGGCATGGCTGGCAACTCGGCATTGGCGATTGCGCAGTGGTTCATCGCCGCTCAGCAACCCCCGTCCCTCAAGGCCATTGCGCCTTGGGAGGGCATGGCTGATATGTACCGCGAGCAATTCTGCAGAGGTGGCTGGTTCTCCATGAGCAACTTTGACCTTATTGCCAAGGCCATCGTGCGTGGACAGCCCAACTCGGGCCTTGAGGACTTTTCCGAAATGTACCGCCGGTCGCCGACGCAAAACAAGTACTGGAAGGACAAGCGGGTCGACATGACCAAGATCAAGTGTCCAGCCTACATCCGTGGCTCAGATGTCAGCTCCATCCACACCATGGGCTGCATCAGGGCGTGGATGGAGATCCCAGGAAACCAAAAGTGGATTCATTGGAGCAGCAAGCAAGAGTGGTACGAGCTCTACTGCGAGGAACATGCTCACGAGGAACTGCGGGAATTTTTCGACCGCTACCTCAgagctatcgacaacaaatGGGAAGAAAAGACGCCCAAGGTTCGGTGGTCGGCACTGCAGTTCGGAAACAGGGAAGCCATCGACGACATTGTGATCCCGGATTTCCCGGTGCCCAACACAGAGTACAGGGAGCTGTtcttccagcccaacggcGGTCTGGCGACGACCACCACACCCTCGGCTGCCAGTGTCTCCTACAACTCAGAGGACCACAAGAGCTTTGCAGAGTTCAGCTACGTCTTTCCCGAGAAGTCTCGCCTGATCGGTCTGCCCAAGGCCGTTGTTTACGTCTCTTGCGACACCCGTGACGACTTTACCGTCTTTGCCATCATCCGAAAAAAGGACAAGGATGGAAAGCCGCTCATGCACCTCAACATGCCCTTCAAGGCCACGCCCGTGGAGCGGATAGAGGACATTCCCGAAAAGGACATGGCCAGTTTGAACCTGCACCTTGGCCCCATGGGCATCCTCAGGGCGTCACAACGCGCCATCGACAGCTCCAAGAGCATACATCCGCAGTTCCCCTTCCACCCGCACGAGAAGCAGGAGAAGATCACCCCTGGCAACGTCGTCAAGCTCGAGATTGGCATCTGGGCCATGGGTACCGACTTTGACGCCGGCGAGCAGGTCAGCGTGAGG ATCGGTGGGCAGTACCCCAGCATCGCCGAATACAACTCATTTTCTGGTCCTCGCCCGGAGCATGAGCTCAACAGGGGAGAGCACCGAGTATATCTTGGCGCTGAACACCCAAGCTCACTTATTATTCCTGTTGTTCCCTTCTCATAG
- a CDS encoding mitotic checkpoint protein BUB3 translates to MFEAEPAPGDCPTAMKFAPGSRKLLVSSMDGNIYMYELQGEGEDASAPLVRQISIGCPVLDVTFGSDDKEGFCTGADSAIKRVDLESGDVTVVGKHEKPARCIIYSPEYSILASGSWDCTLQIWNAKDLSKDPIIVQLPVKVHAMAASKTKLVVGMHNRMVQIFDLPAIAQLLESGASGSESGLKPWQQRESSLKFMTRAIACMPNDAGYATSSTEGRVAVEFFEDSAEVQARKYAFKCHRGPDPKDPDTELIYPVDSLAFHPEYLTFVSGGGDGQVALWDSEAKRRMKIYPMNGGLAARTLAFSADGRFLAIGTCPGFEDTMENYSGKGQSHVLIRELSEKEVKPKPKKSK, encoded by the exons ATGTTCGAGGCTGAGCCGGCGCCGGGCGACTGCCCAACCGCCATGAAGTTTGCGCCTGGCTCTCGCAAACTATTGGTATCATCTATGGACGGCAACATTTACATGTATGAGCTGCAGGGCGAAGGGGAGGATGCCAGTGCGCCGCTCGTACGACAAATATCAATTGGCTGCCCGGTCTTGGATGTCACGTTTGGAAGCGACGACAAGGAAGGGTTCTGCACGGGGGCGGATTCCGCCATCAAGAG GGTTGACCTCGAGTCGGGGGATGTTACAGTTGTTGGAAAGCATGAGAAGCCAGCGAGGTGTATAATATACAGCCCCGAGTATT CAATACTGGCCTCCGGCTCCTGGGACTGCACGCTGCAAATATGGAATGCAAAGGACTTGTCCAAAGACCCCATCATCGTGCAACTGCCAGTCAAGGTGCACGCCATGGCTGCAAGTAAAACAAAGCTTGTCGTTGGCATGCACAACCGCATGGTGCAAATTTTCGACCTCCCCGCCATAGCCCAGCTTCTCGAGTCCGGAGCAAGCGGCAGCGAGAGCGGCCTGAAGCCGTGGCAGCAGCGCGAGTCGTCCCTCAAGTTTATGACGAGAGCCATTGCATGTATGCCCAATGATGCCGGCTACGCGACCAGCAGTACGGAGGGCCGCGTTGCCGTCGAGTTCTTCGAGGATTCGGCAGAGGTCCAGGCTCGCAAGTACGCCTTCAAATGCCACCGTGGGCCTGATCCCAAGGACCCCGACACCGAGCTCATTTACCCGGTAGATTCGCTGGCTTTCCACCCAGAGTACCTGACCTTTGTCTCGGGTGGCGGTGATGGTCAGGTGGCGTTATGGGATTCCGAGGCCAAGAGACGTATGAAGATTTACCCGATGAACGGAGGGTTGGCAGCGCGCACGCTAGCCTTCTCGGCCGACGGAAGGTTTTTGGCCATCGGCACATGCCCAGGCTTCGAGGATACCATGGAGAACTACAGTGGCAAGGGACAATCACATGTTCTGATCCGCGAGCTCAGTGAGAAGGAGGTCAAGCCCAAGCCGAAGAAGTCAAAATGA
- a CDS encoding Rpp14 family protein: MVRIKERYLLVNILYPDALKDVKPNEPDLAVLHKPTTNDLTPQAILRAIREQVRILFGDYGSGLIERNLLVKYLSNATSTFILRVHREQYRLVWAALTFMDDLPIKNGQTCTFRVVHVGGTMRKVETAAIRRHKALKLAVEKQMAGKESDVLDTLFGSSGSVQRMQGVVLDADDDDESAGEGDEEEDEDDG; this comes from the exons ATGGTTCGTATCAAGGAGCGGTATCTACTAGTGAATATCCTCTACcccgacgcgctcaaggacGTCAAACCAAACGAACCGGACCTCGCCGTCCTTCACAAGCCAACGACAAACGACTTGACACCCCAGGCCATCCTGAGAGCAATTAGGGAACAAGTCAGAATATTGTTTGGAGACTACGGGTCTGGTCTTATTGAGCGAAACCTCTTGG TCAAATATTTGTCCAATGCCACTTCAACATTTATCCTTCGTGTCCATCGGGAGCAATATCGCCTCGTATGGGCGGCCCTGACTTTTATGGATGACCTCCCCATCAAGAACGGGCAAACCTGCACCTTTCGTGTTGTCCACGTCGGGGGCACGATGCGGAAGGTTGAGACAGCTGCGATAAGGCGGCACAAGGCGCTGAAGCTCGCTGTCGAAAAGCAAATGGCTGGCAAAGAGTCTGACGTGCTGGACACGCTTTTTGGCTCAAGTGGTTCTGTCCAGCGCATGCAGGGTGTGGTTCTTGACgctgatgatgacgatgaaaGCGCCGGCGAGGgggacgaggaagaggacgaggatgacggcTGA
- a CDS encoding gephyrin, which translates to MSKQPLKAAILVVSTTAAHNPSTDATTAILQDVFDKDGAGQWTVVQAGIVTDSISDIQRQVMSWTDTADAVNLILTTGGTGFAVEDHTPEAVGPLLHKQAPGLVHGMIAASLNVTPFAMMSRPVAGVRNGTIIVTLPGSPKGAKENLQAVIKLLPHACVQASGANSRQLHSGGVEKLEQEAGVLAAESQSRGSSYHHHHHHHHHHGHDNLVRHTKPDSSPMSNDPNLGPTRRHRESPYPMLSVDEALNAIKTQTPTPTIETRKVNSGLVGAVLAEDVKAKENVPAFRASIVDGYAVVVPKDGNMRGVFPVVSVSHASPGEVPPLKEGEIARITTGAPLPPGATAVIMVEDTLLKTKTDDGNEEKEVEVLAEGVNDGENIREVGSDIERGTVVLRKYEQVSAAGGEIGSLAAVGVDEVQVFRRPTIAVLSTGDEIVQHDRPGELRLGEVRDTNRPTLIAAARHWGYEVIDMGIETDKPGRLEETLRSALRQADVVITTGGVSMGELDLLKPTIERSLGGTIHFGRVSMKPGKPTTFATVPVKDNSGERAQKVIFSLPGNPASALVTFHIFVLPSLHRLSGLQAVGLPKIPVTLAHDFPLDKTRPEYHRAVVSVGADGLLSANSTGGQRSSKVGSLKGANALLCLPNGAGPMKKGEQAVALLMGAIHGNN; encoded by the exons ATGTCCAAACAGCCCCTCAAAGCAGCCATCTTGGTTGTCTCAACAACGGCAGCTCACAATCCTTCAACCGACGCAACCACTGCTATACTCCAGGATGTTTTTGACAAAGATGGGGCCGGGCAATGGACTGTCGTTCAGGCAGGCATCGTTACCGACTCTATTTCTGACATTCAACGACAAGTGATGTCATGGACCGACACAGCCGACGCTGTTAACCTGATTCTCACAACTGGAGGGACTGGCTTTGCTGTAGAGGATCATACTCCCGAG GCCGTCGGTCCGCTGTTGCACAAGCAAGCTCCTGGACTTGTCCATGGCATGATCGCAGCGTCACTAAACGTTACTCCCT TTGCAATGATGTCCAGGCCTGTGGCCGGAGTTCGAAATGGGACCATCATCGTGACACTTCCAGGCTCTCCAAAGGGGGCCAAAGAGAATCTTCAAGCCGTTATTAAACTCCTGCCACATGCTTGTGTTCAAGCATCCGGGGCCAACTCGCGTCAACTGCACTCTGGAGGAGTGGAAAAGTTGGAGCAAGAGGCTGGAGTTTTGGCCGCTGAAAGCCAGTCAAGAGGCTCCTCGtaccatcatcatcatcatcaccaccaccatcatgGACACGACAACCTAGTTCGGCACACAAAACCAGACTCTAGCCCAATGTCGAATGATCCCAACCTGGGACCAACTCGTCGACATCGCGAATCACCATATCCAATGCTTTCGGTCGACGAAGCCCTAAACGCCATTAAAACGCAGACCCCAACCCCCACCATTGAGACGCGCAAGGTCAACAGTGGCCTCGTGGGTGCAGTGCTAGCCGAGGACGTGAAAGCAAAGGAGAATGTGCCGGCTTTCAGAGCCAGCATTGTGGACGGGTATGCTGTCGTCGTGCCCAAGGATGGCAACATGCGTGGCGTTTTCCCTGTGGTCTCGGTCTCGCATGCCTCTCCAGGAGAAGTCCCTCCTCTGAAGGAGGGTGAAATCGCCAGGATCACGACCGGAGCGCCTCTTCCGCCAGGAGCGACCGCAGTGATCATGGTCGAGGACACTCTCCTGAAGACTAAAACAGACGATGGCaacgaggagaaggaggtaGAAGTTCTAGCAGAGGGCGTCAATGATGGTGAAAATATCAGGGAGGTGGGGAGCGACATAGAACGAGGCACTGTCGTGCTACGCAAGTACGAGCAagtttcggctgctggaggagAGATAGGCTCGCTCGCTGCCGTTGGAGTCGACGAGGTGCAAGTATTTCGCCGTCCAACCATTGCCGTCTTGTCGACTGGTGATGAGATTGTTCAACATGACCGGCCAGGAGAGCTACGGTTGGGCGAAGTTCGCGACACGAACCGACCGACCCTTATCGCGGCCGCCAGACATTGGGGCTACGAGGTCATTGACATGGGCATCGAAACGGACAAGCCCGGACGTCTCGAGGAGACGTTGAGGAGCGCCCTGAGACAAGCCGATGTCGTCATTACCACGGGCGGTGTATCTATGGGTGAGCTCGATCTGCTCAAGCCGACTATTGAGCGTTCTCTCGGCGGTACCATCCATTTCGGCCGCGTCTCTATGAAGCCTGGGAAACCAACCACCTTCGCCACAGTCCCTGTCAAGGACAACTCGGGCGAGCGGGCCCAAAAGGTCATCTTTTCGCTTCCGGGGAACCCTGCCTCGGCTCTTGTGACTTTTCATATATTTGTCCTGCCATCACTGCACCGTCTCTCTGGGCTACAAGCAGTTGGGCTGCCCAAGATCCCCGTGACGTTGGCGCATGATTTCCCGCTGGACAAAACACGGCCAGAGTACCACCGTGCTGTCGTCTCTGTTGGGGCTGATGGCTTGCTCTCGGCGAATAGTACTGGCGGGCAAAGGAGTTCCAAGGTCGGAAGCTTGAAGGGTGCCAACGCGCTCCTATGTCTCCCCAACGGGGCTGGGCCGATGAAGAAGGGTGAGCAGGCAGTTGCTTTATTAATGGGCGCCATTCACGGAAACAA
- a CDS encoding ATP-binding domain 1 family member B gives MPFGQLVVGSPGAGKSTYCDGMHQFLGAIGRACSVVNLDPANDHTSYPCALDIRNLVTLEEIMGDDNLGPNGGILYAIEELEHNFEWLEDGLKELGDDYILFDCPGQVELYTHHNSLRNIFFKLQKLGYRLVVVHLSDSICLTQPSLYISNLLLALRAMLQMDLSHVNVLTKIDKVSSYDRLAFNLDFYTEVHDLSYLLPELEAENPSLRSEKFAKLNRAVANLIEDFGLVRFEVLAVENKKSMMHLLRVLDRANGYVFGGAEGANDTVWQVAMRNEGSLMGVQDIQERWIDNKEAYDEMEQREWEEQVKAQEAMAEADAAAAEEGDDDLMGGPGARFPDSGITVTRTKK, from the exons ATGCCTTTTGGACAGCTAGTAGTGGGATCTCCCGGCGCCGGGAAGAGCACCTACTGTGATGGGA TGCATCAGTTTCTAGGCGCAATAGGGAGAGCATGTTCCGTAGTAAACCTTGACCCGGCCAATGACCATACGAGCTATCCATGTGCCCTCGACATACGAAATCTTGTCACGCTGGAGGAAATCATGGGAGACGACAATTTGGGGCCAAACGGTGGCATCCTCTACGCTATTGAAGAGCTGGAGCATAACTTTGAGTGGTTGGAAGATGGTCTGAAAGAGCTTGGGGACGACTACATACTATTCGACTGCCCGGGCCAGGTCGAGCTGTACACACATCACAATTCATTGCGCAATATCTTCTTCAAGTTACAAAAGCTCGGCTACAGA CTTGTGGTTGTTCACCTCTCGGACAGCATTTGCCTCACTCAACCATCGTTGTACATCTCGAATCTCCTCCTCGCTTTGCGCGCCATGCTCCAGATGGATCTTTCCCATGTCAATGTCCTCACCAAAATCGACAAGGTGTCTTCATATGACAGACTAGCCTTCAACCTCGACTTTTATACCGAGGTCCACGATCTTTCGTACCTCCTCCCCGAGCTCGAAGCCGAGAATCCGTCGCTACGCAGCGAAAAGTTCGCCAAGCTAAACCGAGCCGTCGCAAACTTGATTGAAGACTTTGGGCTCGTCCGGTTCGAAGTCTTGGCTGTCGAGAATAAGAAAAGTATGATGCATTTGCTCCGGGTCCTCGATCGTGCCAACGGGTACGTTTTTGGTGGGGCCGAGGGAGCCAACGACACCGTTTGGCAAGTAGCCATGCGCAACGAGGGCTCCCTGATGGGGGTCCAAGATATCCAGGAGCGCTGGATCGATAACAAAGAGGCTTATGACGAGATGGAGCAGCGTGAATGGGAGGAACAGGTCAAGGCACAAGAAGCCATGGCCGAAGCCGATGCAGCAGCTGCTGAAGAGGGCGACGATGACTTGATGGGAGGCCCAGGTGCTCGGTTCCCAGACAGCGGCATTACAGTGACTCGAACAAAGAAGTGA